The following proteins are co-located in the Flectobacillus major DSM 103 genome:
- a CDS encoding gliding motility-associated C-terminal domain-containing protein, translating into MMLKKAKYVFFAVLLVISASNVFSQTIEKDGRGICPNGSIRLYINNPNDYTGFSWQIFDVTSNSWSSYRNGSSTANSYDLSTSDAGDYRLIAVPKSGGANVVFNTVTVVNLTSPPSIITPANPVHQICKGDALVLNGNIETGVYYNWRLNAGALNVTVPTLNAKEEGDYTLEVIDQTTGCVTTSAPYKISYFPPLNPVITPVPAVCATSVPTFNINANPTGGIFAGTGIVNTTVGAFSPSAAGVGSHTVTYSLPQNNGCPNIVESVVVKVNNPEPKITSSTGGNEFCIGQPASLEASTGFTTYEWKKDGVVLPEITAKLAITSNGTYSVKVQDSDNCTVESSPFMATFENQVQPSITSIPSVCGTNHAAVPLVGLPVGGVFRVNEQPASTFDYAKLGIGTHEVKYQISGALTCLNGTVSQKVVIQRIPEVEFAGDIFMWKGAFTILQSNITDPGYLYEWLPNSYLNDATLATPQAKPDATTTYTLRVKSPYGCQDEADVNVVVFEKIWIPDAFSPNNDNVNDFWVLSGINAYPEAEVKIYDRWGGVIFYSKGIYTPFDGTQGGKQLPAGAYNYHIIPFPNMPSLELKGTMMVFR; encoded by the coding sequence ATGATGTTAAAAAAAGCGAAATACGTTTTCTTTGCGGTACTTCTAGTAATATCGGCTAGTAACGTGTTTTCTCAGACAATAGAAAAAGATGGCCGTGGTATTTGTCCCAATGGTTCTATTAGACTTTATATAAACAACCCCAATGATTATACAGGATTTAGCTGGCAAATTTTTGATGTAACCTCAAATTCTTGGTCTAGCTATAGAAATGGAAGTAGTACCGCTAATTCGTATGATTTAAGTACAAGCGATGCGGGTGATTATCGGTTGATTGCCGTTCCAAAGTCGGGTGGAGCAAATGTTGTGTTTAATACCGTAACAGTTGTCAATCTTACATCTCCTCCTTCTATTATTACTCCAGCCAATCCAGTGCATCAGATATGTAAAGGCGATGCTTTGGTATTAAATGGCAATATTGAAACAGGTGTGTACTACAACTGGAGGCTAAATGCTGGAGCTTTGAACGTCACAGTACCAACACTCAATGCAAAAGAAGAAGGTGATTATACTTTAGAAGTAATAGACCAAACAACAGGCTGTGTAACCACATCTGCTCCTTATAAAATATCGTATTTTCCTCCACTCAATCCAGTCATAACGCCAGTTCCTGCGGTATGTGCTACTTCCGTTCCTACCTTCAATATTAATGCCAACCCTACAGGAGGTATTTTTGCTGGTACGGGTATTGTCAATACCACGGTGGGGGCGTTTTCACCTTCTGCTGCTGGAGTGGGTTCACATACGGTTACTTATTCATTACCCCAAAATAATGGTTGTCCCAATATTGTGGAGTCAGTTGTAGTAAAGGTCAATAATCCAGAACCTAAAATAACATCAAGTACAGGAGGCAACGAGTTTTGTATAGGTCAGCCAGCTAGCTTAGAAGCAAGCACTGGTTTTACTACTTATGAATGGAAAAAAGATGGTGTTGTATTGCCCGAAATTACGGCCAAACTTGCTATTACAAGTAATGGGACTTATTCGGTAAAGGTGCAAGATTCTGACAATTGTACCGTAGAGTCATCGCCATTTATGGCTACTTTTGAAAACCAAGTACAACCATCCATCACTTCTATTCCATCAGTATGTGGTACTAATCATGCGGCAGTGCCTTTGGTGGGTTTACCAGTAGGAGGGGTTTTTAGGGTGAATGAACAGCCTGCTTCTACTTTTGATTACGCCAAATTGGGTATTGGAACACACGAGGTAAAATACCAAATATCAGGTGCATTGACGTGTTTGAATGGAACGGTTTCTCAAAAGGTTGTTATTCAGCGTATACCAGAGGTAGAATTTGCTGGAGACATATTTATGTGGAAAGGTGCATTTACAATATTACAAAGTAATATTACCGACCCTGGCTATTTGTATGAATGGTTGCCTAATAGCTATTTAAACGATGCTACACTAGCAACACCACAGGCAAAACCCGATGCTACCACTACGTATACCTTACGAGTAAAAAGTCCTTATGGTTGTCAGGATGAGGCCGATGTTAATGTAGTGGTTTTTGAGAAAATATGGATACCCGATGCGTTTTCGCCTAACAATGATAACGTCAATGATTTTTGGGTATTGTCAGGTATCAATGCTTATCCAGAAGCTGAGGTGAAAATATATGACCGATGGGGAGGTGTAATTTTTTATTCAAAAGGAATTTATACCCCTTTCGACGGCACACAAGGTGGAAAACAACTTCCTGCTGGAGCTTATAACTATCATATTATTCCATTTCCTAATATGCCAAGCCTTGAGCTAAAAGGTACAATGATGGTATTTCGTTGA